A stretch of Lysobacter sp. K5869 DNA encodes these proteins:
- a CDS encoding DUF11 domain-containing protein has protein sequence MSVTAAIHAWAVAARGKSLRAVIGSPSADAGPLARRRTARKRAPAVWGAAHAKKRSRSWSGIVALGLAVLALLLVALPAEAQIQRSFRNLGFEAPPTFDVPPNCFLITRIEDAPGWATTEPVQTNGGAGGCPQGNPGTGAGTIEIWNTAFSGVSAAEGSQFAELNAYSNGRLSQPVCLFNNEQVGYSMLHRGRGSSTVADVAEFNIDGAGNTVVRVSTTNVGNDSNSGTVACGGTMFSAAQTNTVSGATDGLVQSASCSTSASTNGWRRYNGTFVYGGANGTHNFGFGAISTGSGGTSVGNFLDSVDIILNPVVEFTGSIAGTRREGAAANTLSPQIRIVGTVPAGGLVLDFENAATATATQGTDYTINSVTIPAGRYEVPTTLTLTNLVTVNNDTIIENNETIDLRIVARQGAYVVGSTQTCGNNAATPGVVTIIDNDVDLATTKTVANANPAPGGSAVFTVTYRNNTARPTVGTGTDLNAHDATATLADALPAGFTAFSWTCAGTGGATCPAATGTGAINATPVTLAAGSNGAAGATLTYTVTGTVAAGQCAATVNTSTITVVTPLAEATGAQADFTTPNPGGSDNNTASVTVDPGCLTLNKTTQSGVGGPFNFTLTNTTQTTGTATTVTAGAAQQVDGNGAAGLQPFGVSTADTAITIGETALPANFVLTDAACVNNGSTVGSLTGTTYTIPAGSVTAGADFVCTFTNTRSTTLQLAKTWATGSLTGNQVTIGATTGGTNNTVSFDATAPTAANSGTAVTVAVGNAITLPAEGGTDVANYTTTVACTGNHTLSGTNGQQTNTLTITSGNAAVCTYTNTPRTTTLQLSKAWATGSVTGNQVTIGATTGGTNNTASFNATAPTAANSGAAVAVTIGNTITLPAEGGTDVANYTTTVACTGNHTLSGTNGQQTNTLTITSTNPAECTYTNTPRTTTLQLAKAWATGSVTGNQVTIGATTGGTNNTASFNATAPTAANSGAAVDVTVGNVITLPAETGADVANYTTTVACTGNHTLSGTNGQQANTLTITSTNPAECTYTNTPRTTTLQLSKAWATGSVTGNQVTIGATTGGTNNTASFNATAPTAANSGAAVDVTFGNTITLPAETGTDVANYTTTVACTGNHTLSGTDGQQANTLTITSANPATCTYTNTPRTTTLQLSKAWAAGSVTGNQVTIGATTGGTNNTASFNATAPTAANSGAAVDVTIGNVITLPAETGTDVANYTTTVACTGNHTLSGTDGQQANTLTITSANPATCTYTNTPRTTTLQLSKAWAAGSVTGNQVTIGATTGGTNNTASFNATAPTAANSGAAVVVTVGNTITLPAEGGTDVANYTTTVACTGNHTLSGTDGQQANTLTITSTNAAECTYTNTPRTTTLTLRKQWSGATVGDNATVSVSRGGAAVGTLDSRADTSNEVDASATPVTVFAGETLTLQEALAGANTGQYDSALACTGAADTDPDDGLTIAAGDGAIVCTFTNTQRTTDLSITKTNTPASGASDQTGDTVVGGTDTTYSVVVTNHAATAVTGAVVRDTPQAGLDCPAANAVTCAGAACPSGAITVGDLANGVTLGQLAAGATATLSFTCAVQR, from the coding sequence ATGAGCGTCACCGCCGCCATCCATGCCTGGGCCGTCGCTGCACGAGGGAAGTCGCTGCGGGCCGTGATCGGCTCCCCATCGGCGGATGCGGGGCCATTGGCGCGGAGGAGGACTGCCCGAAAGCGGGCGCCTGCGGTTTGGGGAGCCGCTCACGCAAAAAAGCGTTCTCGCAGCTGGTCCGGCATCGTCGCGCTGGGGCTGGCGGTATTGGCGCTTCTTTTGGTCGCTCTGCCGGCCGAAGCGCAGATTCAACGCAGTTTTCGTAATCTCGGTTTCGAGGCGCCGCCTACGTTCGACGTTCCGCCTAACTGCTTCTTGATCACCCGGATCGAGGACGCGCCTGGCTGGGCGACCACTGAGCCCGTTCAAACGAATGGCGGCGCGGGCGGTTGCCCGCAGGGAAACCCCGGAACCGGTGCGGGCACCATCGAAATCTGGAACACGGCTTTCAGCGGCGTGTCGGCCGCGGAAGGCAGTCAGTTCGCCGAACTCAATGCCTATAGCAACGGCCGCTTGTCGCAACCGGTTTGCTTGTTCAATAACGAACAGGTCGGCTACAGCATGCTGCATCGTGGCCGCGGCAGCTCCACGGTGGCGGATGTCGCCGAGTTCAATATCGACGGTGCGGGCAATACCGTGGTGCGCGTCAGTACGACCAACGTCGGCAACGACAGCAACAGCGGTACGGTCGCTTGCGGCGGCACGATGTTCTCGGCGGCGCAAACCAACACCGTGAGCGGCGCAACCGACGGCTTGGTGCAGTCCGCGTCCTGCTCCACTTCGGCGTCGACGAACGGGTGGCGCCGTTACAACGGAACATTCGTCTATGGCGGTGCCAATGGCACGCACAATTTCGGTTTCGGCGCGATTTCGACGGGTTCCGGCGGCACAAGCGTCGGCAACTTTCTCGACAGCGTGGACATCATTCTGAATCCTGTCGTCGAATTCACCGGTTCCATCGCCGGTACCCGCCGGGAGGGGGCAGCGGCCAATACCCTCAGTCCTCAAATCCGCATCGTGGGTACCGTTCCGGCTGGCGGTCTGGTGTTGGATTTCGAGAACGCCGCTACGGCGACCGCGACGCAGGGCACCGACTACACGATCAACTCGGTCACTATCCCGGCAGGCCGCTACGAGGTGCCGACGACACTCACCCTGACCAATCTCGTTACCGTCAACAACGATACGATCATCGAGAACAACGAGACGATCGATCTGCGCATCGTGGCGAGGCAGGGCGCCTACGTGGTGGGCTCAACGCAGACTTGCGGCAACAATGCCGCCACGCCGGGCGTGGTGACCATCATCGACAACGACGTCGACTTGGCGACCACCAAGACCGTCGCCAATGCCAATCCCGCGCCGGGCGGCAGCGCCGTATTCACCGTTACCTACCGGAACAATACCGCGCGTCCGACGGTCGGCACCGGCACTGATCTGAACGCGCACGATGCCACAGCGACCCTCGCCGATGCCTTGCCGGCCGGCTTCACCGCGTTCAGCTGGACTTGCGCCGGCACCGGTGGGGCCACGTGTCCGGCCGCCACGGGCACGGGCGCGATCAACGCCACGCCTGTGACTTTGGCGGCGGGCAGCAACGGCGCGGCGGGTGCGACCTTGACGTATACGGTCACCGGCACGGTCGCGGCGGGCCAATGCGCGGCCACTGTCAACACCTCCACCATCACGGTCGTTACGCCGTTGGCCGAAGCGACCGGGGCGCAGGCGGACTTCACTACGCCCAATCCCGGCGGCAGCGACAACAACACGGCCTCTGTCACGGTAGACCCGGGGTGCCTGACCTTGAACAAAACCACGCAGAGCGGCGTGGGCGGTCCGTTCAATTTCACTTTAACCAATACGACTCAAACCACAGGTACCGCGACCACCGTCACCGCCGGCGCCGCGCAGCAAGTGGACGGAAACGGCGCTGCCGGCCTGCAGCCGTTCGGTGTGTCCACCGCAGACACGGCAATCACCATCGGCGAGACCGCGCTGCCCGCCAACTTCGTGTTGACCGACGCTGCCTGCGTCAACAACGGTTCCACGGTCGGCTCGCTGACCGGCACGACCTATACGATTCCGGCGGGCAGTGTGACGGCCGGTGCCGATTTCGTTTGCACCTTCACAAACACGCGTTCGACCACGTTGCAGCTGGCCAAGACCTGGGCGACAGGCAGTCTTACCGGCAATCAGGTGACCATTGGTGCGACCACGGGCGGCACCAACAACACCGTGTCGTTCGACGCGACCGCGCCGACGGCGGCCAACAGCGGGACGGCGGTGACGGTGGCAGTGGGGAACGCGATCACGCTGCCGGCCGAAGGCGGCACCGACGTGGCGAACTACACCACGACGGTGGCGTGCACGGGCAATCACACGCTGTCCGGCACGAATGGCCAGCAGACCAACACGCTGACCATTACCAGCGGTAATGCCGCCGTGTGTACGTACACCAACACCCCCCGAACGACGACGCTGCAACTGTCGAAAGCCTGGGCCACGGGCAGCGTGACCGGCAATCAAGTGACCATCGGCGCGACGACCGGCGGCACCAACAACACCGCGTCGTTCAACGCGACCGCGCCGACGGCGGCGAACAGCGGTGCGGCGGTAGCGGTGACGATCGGCAATACGATCACGCTGCCGGCCGAAGGCGGCACCGACGTGGCGAACTACACCACGACGGTGGCGTGCACGGGCAATCACACGCTGTCCGGCACGAATGGCCAGCAAACCAACACGCTGACGATCACCAGTACCAACCCGGCGGAATGCACCTACACCAACACGCCGCGCACGACGACGCTGCAGTTGGCGAAAGCGTGGGCGACGGGCAGCGTAACCGGCAATCAGGTGACCATCGGCGCGACGACCGGCGGGACCAACAACACGGCATCGTTCAACGCGACCGCGCCGACGGCGGCCAACAGCGGCGCGGCGGTGGATGTGACCGTCGGCAATGTGATCACGCTGCCGGCCGAAACCGGCGCCGACGTGGCGAACTACACCACGACGGTGGCGTGCACGGGCAATCACACGCTGTCCGGCACGAACGGCCAGCAAGCCAATACGCTGACGATCACCAGCACCAATCCGGCGGAATGCACCTACACCAACACTCCCCGAACGACGACGCTGCAACTGTCGAAGGCCTGGGCGACGGGCAGCGTGACCGGCAATCAAGTGACCATCGGCGCGACGACCGGCGGCACCAACAACACCGCATCGTTCAACGCGACCGCGCCGACGGCGGCCAACAGCGGCGCGGCGGTGGATGTGACTTTCGGCAATACGATCACGCTGCCGGCCGAAACCGGCACTGACGTGGCGAACTACACCACGACGGTAGCGTGTACGGGCAACCATACCTTGTCCGGCACCGACGGCCAGCAAGCCAACACGCTGACGATCACCAGCGCCAACCCGGCGACGTGCACCTACACCAACACGCCGCGCACGACGACGCTGCAGCTGTCGAAGGCCTGGGCGGCGGGCAGCGTGACCGGCAATCAAGTGACCATCGGCGCGACCACGGGCGGGACCAACAACACGGCATCGTTCAACGCGACCGCGCCGACGGCGGCCAACAGTGGAGCGGCGGTCGATGTAACTATCGGCAACGTGATTACGCTGCCGGCCGAAACCGGCACCGACGTGGCGAACTACACCACGACAGTGGCGTGTACGGGCAACCATACCTTGTCCGGTACCGACGGCCAGCAAGCCAACACGCTGACGATCACCAGCGCCAACCCGGCGACATGTACCTACACCAACACGCCGCGTACGACGACGCTGCAGCTGTCGAAGGCCTGGGCGGCGGGCAGCGTGACCGGCAATCAAGTGACCATCGGCGCGACCACGGGCGGGACCAACAACACGGCATCGTTCAACGCGACCGCGCCGACGGCGGCCAACAGCGGCGCGGCGGTGGTGGTGACGGTCGGCAATACGATCACGCTGCCGGCCGAAGGCGGCACCGACGTGGCGAACTACACCACGACGGTAGCGTGTACGGGCAATCACACGCTGTCCGGTACCGACGGTCAGCAAGCCAACACGCTGACGATCACCAGCACCAACGCGGCGGAATGCACCTACACCAACACCCCGCGCACGACGACGCTGACGCTGCGCAAGCAATGGTCCGGCGCGACGGTCGGCGACAACGCCACGGTGTCGGTGTCGCGCGGCGGCGCCGCAGTCGGGACGCTGGACTCGCGCGCCGATACTTCCAACGAGGTGGACGCCTCGGCGACGCCGGTGACGGTGTTCGCGGGCGAAACGCTGACGCTGCAGGAAGCCTTGGCGGGGGCCAACACGGGCCAGTACGACAGCGCGTTGGCGTGCACCGGCGCGGCCGACACAGATCCCGACGATGGGCTCACCATCGCCGCAGGCGACGGTGCGATCGTGTGCACGTTCACCAACACGCAGCGCACGACGGATCTGTCGATCACCAAGACCAACACGCCGGCGAGCGGAGCGTCGGATCAGACCGGGGATACGGTGGTGGGCGGCACGGACACCACCTACAGCGTGGTGGTGACCAACCACGCGGCGACGGCGGTGACCGGTGCGGTGGTGCGCGATACGCCGCAGGCCGGTTTGGATTGCCCGGCGGCGAATGCGGTGACGTGCGCGGGCGCGGCGTGTCCGTCCGGGGCGATCACCGTGGGCGATCTGGCGAACGGGGTGACCTTGGGCCAGTTGGCGGCGGGCGCGACGGCGACGTTGAGCTTCACTTGCGCCGTGCAGCGCTGA
- a CDS encoding DUF11 domain-containing protein: MSIFARDSGAWPGVCPEKFAGTGLKARLGIGLRLTWSFVVSGLIRSVESMRKSYGVLGLRACAALLLMCVVGHASAQEPTCSQGATVSGTFVAGWFHNNPAQGRGQDGYWPNAPAGSLIYGPPTADAAVVSAAGPEVVGSGLVASATNGTSSWGTRFIYQAASGTLRNSTFADAVANNRFLTYSFTTPADLSPRTFFKRTGFGGWGLERWQYTVQVSTVADFSSNVTTITNAATVNGGGALDRYAFVATDTGAFPFLRANTTYFIRVYLFNQTQDPYPGNPPFAAAFFDDFQIGTGTCPLPTLTVTKLSNGGTGTFSFTGTNGFSAQNITTATAGTAVTAATQRLGATNTATTLTETLPPTGFVLSGIRCTGLPSGTPTYSVNGASGGSVVLPSSAMTATADIACTFTNTLTAPVTLRKAWVNGKANDAVSLSIAGGSGATTGSSVAGGASTNATATANVGATVTLTEAFTTGVAGNYTTTIECADANNSAVTVSGTGMSRTITVPSTAVTCTYTNSRIAQQLNLAKRWEPGAVDGHTASATTTGGTANPAFSSTAPAATTGTAVTVYAGDVVAFPAETFGGGAISANYNVAVACAGGSELPSGAVGRSVTIAASATATTCTYTNTPILKTVALRKQWSGARLGDDASITISRAGSVFGTFDSNADAANEIDTDPIAADVLVGETVRLAETLVASNSGLYDSALTCTGAADTDPADGLTIAAGDGVIVCTFTNTQRTTDLSITKTNTPANGASDQTADTVVGGTDTTYSVVVTNHAATAVIGAVVRDTPQAGLDCSAANAVTCAGAACPPGAITVGDLANGVTLGQLAAGATATLSFACAVQR, translated from the coding sequence ATGAGTATCTTCGCGCGCGACTCAGGTGCCTGGCCCGGCGTCTGCCCCGAAAAGTTCGCTGGTACCGGCTTGAAGGCTCGGCTTGGTATTGGCCTGCGCTTAACGTGGTCGTTTGTCGTGAGCGGCTTGATCAGGAGCGTCGAGTCGATGCGGAAGTCTTATGGAGTTCTTGGGTTGCGTGCTTGCGCGGCGCTGTTGTTGATGTGCGTGGTGGGACACGCATCCGCGCAAGAGCCGACATGCTCGCAAGGCGCAACGGTATCCGGAACGTTCGTCGCGGGGTGGTTCCACAACAATCCCGCGCAAGGCCGCGGTCAGGACGGTTACTGGCCGAACGCGCCTGCCGGCAGCCTCATTTATGGTCCGCCGACCGCGGATGCCGCGGTTGTGAGCGCTGCTGGTCCGGAAGTCGTGGGTTCCGGCTTGGTGGCCTCGGCGACGAACGGCACTTCGAGCTGGGGCACGCGCTTCATCTATCAGGCAGCCAGCGGCACGTTGCGAAACTCGACTTTCGCCGACGCGGTCGCCAATAACCGATTTTTGACTTACAGCTTCACGACCCCTGCCGACTTGTCCCCGCGTACGTTCTTCAAACGTACCGGTTTCGGCGGGTGGGGGTTGGAACGATGGCAATACACCGTCCAGGTTTCCACGGTGGCCGATTTCAGCAGCAATGTGACTACTATCACTAACGCTGCAACGGTCAATGGCGGCGGCGCACTCGACCGATACGCCTTCGTTGCGACCGATACCGGCGCGTTTCCTTTCTTGCGGGCCAACACCACTTATTTCATCCGGGTGTACTTGTTCAACCAAACCCAGGATCCTTATCCCGGAAATCCTCCTTTCGCCGCCGCTTTTTTTGACGACTTCCAGATCGGCACCGGGACCTGCCCGTTGCCTACGTTGACGGTGACAAAATTGTCGAACGGCGGCACAGGCACATTTAGCTTCACCGGAACCAACGGCTTCAGCGCGCAGAACATCACGACCGCCACCGCGGGCACCGCCGTCACCGCCGCGACTCAGCGGCTGGGCGCGACCAACACTGCGACGACGCTGACCGAGACGCTTCCGCCTACCGGCTTTGTGTTGAGCGGCATCCGCTGTACCGGCCTGCCATCCGGCACTCCCACTTATTCGGTCAATGGCGCCAGCGGAGGCTCCGTCGTACTCCCCAGCTCGGCGATGACCGCGACGGCCGACATCGCCTGTACGTTCACCAACACGCTGACGGCGCCCGTGACTTTGAGGAAGGCATGGGTCAACGGTAAGGCCAATGACGCGGTGAGTCTGTCGATCGCCGGAGGCAGCGGCGCGACCACGGGCAGTTCGGTGGCTGGCGGCGCATCGACGAATGCGACGGCGACGGCGAACGTGGGCGCGACGGTAACCTTGACCGAGGCGTTCACGACCGGCGTGGCGGGTAACTACACTACGACCATCGAATGTGCCGACGCGAACAATTCTGCGGTGACGGTGAGCGGAACAGGGATGTCGCGGACGATCACGGTGCCGTCGACGGCAGTGACGTGCACCTACACCAATAGCCGCATCGCGCAGCAGTTGAACCTGGCCAAGAGATGGGAGCCCGGTGCAGTCGACGGCCACACTGCGAGCGCCACCACTACTGGCGGCACGGCGAATCCGGCGTTCAGTTCGACCGCGCCGGCGGCGACGACGGGCACGGCTGTGACGGTGTACGCAGGCGATGTGGTGGCCTTTCCGGCGGAGACGTTCGGTGGCGGTGCGATCTCTGCGAACTACAACGTTGCAGTGGCCTGTGCTGGCGGTAGCGAGTTGCCTAGCGGCGCGGTCGGCCGTAGCGTGACCATTGCGGCCAGCGCTACCGCGACGACCTGCACCTACACCAATACACCGATCCTCAAAACGGTGGCCCTACGCAAGCAATGGTCCGGCGCGCGGTTGGGGGACGATGCATCGATCACGATCTCGCGCGCCGGTTCGGTATTTGGGACGTTCGACTCGAATGCGGACGCGGCGAATGAAATCGATACCGATCCGATTGCGGCGGACGTCCTCGTAGGTGAGACAGTACGATTGGCGGAAACATTGGTCGCAAGCAATAGCGGCTTATACGATAGCGCGCTGACTTGCACCGGCGCGGCCGATACCGATCCGGCCGACGGCTTGACCATCGCCGCAGGCGACGGCGTGATCGTGTGCACGTTCACCAACACGCAGCGCACGACGGATCTGTCGATCACCAAGACCAACACGCCGGCGAACGGAGCGTCGGATCAGACCGCAGACACGGTGGTGGGCGGCACGGACACCACCTACAGCGTGGTGGTGACCAACCACGCGGCGACGGCGGTGATCGGTGCGGTGGTGCGCGATACGCCGCAGGCCGGGTTGGATTGCTCGGCGGCGAATGCGGTGACCTGCGCGGGCGCGGCGTGTCCGCCAGGCGCGATCACCGTGGGCGATCTGGCGAACGGGGTGACCTTGGGCCAGTTGGCGGCGGGCGCGACGGCGACGTTGAGCTTCGCTTGCGCCGTGCAGCGCTAA
- a CDS encoding DUF11 domain-containing protein: MGSTYAQAITNQVYAQYQITTPATLNTATFFDLVGLGSTGTSVFQFAVQASTKADFSSYTTLAQDLTVSTTTGGYQYKPYPTAEYPYLAPSTTYYFRVYLYNRTGSIVDGGVAPNSVYYDDFQIGTALCPTTLRLSKALGGGRVANTDQFTVAIRTGSATGTVVNSTANATTTGTGSTVTAGTGTTGTFNATSGTQYFLTEAGSGGAQLANYAARITCTDANGLQAGLPSGVAFNGSLAITPVRGAAISCTLTNTPSRLTLLKTVVNDNGGTALDTAWTLTATGPTNLSGTEGAAAVTNATVNPGAYTLAETNGPTGYTASQYSCVVNGAAAVVGNNLSLAAGDTVICTITNDDQPVHLTLTKVSNGGTGAFQFAGTNGIENQTITTTAAGGAGTSGTQQTLTAVATATRVTETVPAGWALTGANCTVTAPGGAAQSATGTFDAATSSFNLSVQDTATGNAIACTFTNNRLSQQLSLAKEWGANSPAGHTAGATTAGATNNAGFASTAPTATTGVAATVFAGESVTLPVETFAGGASQAQYDTTVACTGGTTLAASAPPQTIVVSDSATATVCTYTNTPRTATLQLAKAWASGSVDGHRVTIGATTGGINNTTTFDATAPIAANSGNAVTVMVGDVIALPAETGADAANYTTTLACTGGHALSGNDGQQNGNTLTITSTNAAECTYTNTPRTTTLTLRKQWSGATVGDTATVSVSRGGAAVGTLDSRADTSNEVDASATPVTVFAGETLTLQEALAGANTGQYDSALACTGAADTNPDDGLTIAADDGVIVCTFTNTQRTTDLSITKTNTPTSGASDQTADTVVGGTNTTYSVVVTNHAATAVTGAVVRDTPQAGLDCPAANAVTCAGAACPSGAITVGDLTNGVTLGQLAAGATATLSFTCAVQR; the protein is encoded by the coding sequence GTGGGCTCCACCTACGCTCAGGCGATTACCAATCAGGTGTATGCGCAGTATCAGATCACGACCCCTGCCACACTCAATACCGCCACGTTCTTTGATTTGGTTGGGCTTGGCTCCACCGGAACAAGCGTGTTTCAGTTTGCAGTGCAGGCTTCCACCAAGGCCGATTTCTCGAGCTATACGACACTTGCCCAGGATCTGACCGTTAGCACCACCACCGGGGGCTATCAATACAAGCCATATCCCACCGCCGAGTATCCGTATCTGGCGCCAAGCACGACCTACTATTTTCGCGTCTATTTGTACAACCGCACTGGGAGTATCGTCGATGGGGGAGTCGCACCGAATTCGGTCTATTACGACGATTTCCAGATCGGAACAGCGCTTTGCCCGACTACGTTGCGATTGTCCAAGGCCCTGGGCGGCGGCCGTGTGGCTAATACCGACCAATTCACCGTCGCCATCCGCACTGGCAGCGCAACCGGCACGGTGGTGAATTCGACCGCGAACGCGACGACGACGGGAACGGGCTCGACCGTTACCGCCGGCACGGGCACGACCGGAACCTTCAATGCCACGTCGGGCACGCAGTATTTCCTCACCGAAGCCGGCTCCGGCGGCGCGCAGCTGGCGAACTACGCGGCGAGAATCACCTGCACGGACGCCAACGGCCTGCAGGCCGGTCTGCCGAGCGGCGTGGCATTCAACGGTTCGCTGGCGATCACGCCCGTGCGCGGCGCGGCGATTTCGTGCACGTTGACCAATACGCCGTCGCGGCTGACCTTGCTGAAGACGGTAGTGAACGACAACGGCGGCACTGCGCTTGATACCGCGTGGACGCTGACCGCCACGGGACCTACCAATCTGAGCGGCACCGAAGGCGCTGCGGCGGTGACCAATGCGACGGTGAACCCCGGCGCGTACACGCTGGCCGAAACCAACGGCCCGACCGGTTACACCGCCTCGCAATACAGCTGCGTGGTGAACGGCGCCGCTGCGGTGGTCGGGAACAATCTGAGCTTGGCGGCGGGCGACACCGTGATCTGCACGATCACCAACGACGACCAACCCGTGCATCTGACGCTGACTAAGGTGTCGAACGGCGGCACCGGTGCGTTCCAGTTCGCAGGAACGAACGGTATCGAGAATCAAACGATCACCACGACAGCGGCGGGCGGAGCGGGCACGAGCGGCACGCAACAGACGCTGACGGCCGTGGCGACAGCGACCAGGGTGACCGAGACCGTGCCGGCGGGCTGGGCGTTGACCGGCGCGAATTGCACCGTGACCGCTCCCGGCGGCGCGGCGCAGTCCGCCACAGGCACCTTCGATGCGGCGACCTCGAGTTTCAATCTGTCGGTTCAGGACACCGCGACGGGCAATGCGATCGCTTGTACCTTCACCAACAACCGGCTGTCGCAGCAATTGAGCCTGGCCAAGGAGTGGGGCGCGAACAGCCCAGCGGGCCACACCGCCGGGGCGACGACCGCCGGTGCGACCAACAACGCCGGCTTCGCCTCGACCGCTCCCACTGCGACCACCGGCGTCGCCGCGACCGTGTTCGCCGGCGAAAGCGTCACGTTGCCGGTGGAAACCTTCGCCGGCGGAGCGAGCCAAGCGCAGTACGACACGACGGTGGCTTGCACGGGCGGCACCACGCTGGCGGCAAGCGCGCCGCCGCAGACGATCGTGGTCAGCGACAGCGCGACGGCGACGGTGTGTACGTACACCAACACCCCGCGTACCGCGACGCTGCAATTGGCCAAGGCGTGGGCGAGCGGCAGCGTGGATGGCCATCGGGTGACTATCGGAGCGACCACCGGCGGCATCAACAATACGACGACCTTCGACGCGACGGCGCCGATAGCGGCGAACAGCGGAAACGCTGTGACGGTCATGGTGGGCGACGTAATCGCCTTGCCGGCGGAAACCGGTGCCGATGCGGCGAACTACACCACGACGTTGGCCTGCACCGGCGGCCATGCGTTGTCGGGCAACGACGGCCAGCAGAACGGCAATACGCTGACGATCACCAGCACCAACGCGGCGGAATGCACCTACACCAACACGCCGCGCACGACGACGCTGACGCTGCGCAAGCAATGGTCCGGCGCGACGGTCGGCGACACCGCCACGGTGTCGGTGTCGCGCGGCGGCGCCGCAGTCGGGACGCTGGACTCGCGCGCCGATACTTCCAACGAGGTGGACGCCTCGGCGACGCCGGTGACGGTGTTCGCGGGCGAAACGCTGACGCTGCAGGAAGCCTTGGCGGGGGCCAACACGGGCCAGTACGACAGCGCGTTGGCGTGCACCGGCGCGGCCGATACCAACCCGGACGATGGCTTGACCATCGCCGCGGACGACGGCGTGATCGTGTGCACGTTCACCAACACGCAGCGCACGACGGATCTGTCGATCACCAAGACCAACACACCGACGAGTGGAGCGTCGGATCAGACCGCAGACACGGTGGTGGGCGGCACGAACACCACCTACAGCGTGGTGGTGACCAATCACGCGGCGACGGCGGTGACCGGTGCGGTGGTGCGCGATACGCCGCAGGCCGGTTTGGATTGCCCGGCGGCGAATGCGGTGACGTGCGCGGGCGCGGCATGCCCGTCCGGGGCGATCACCGTGGGCGATCTGACGAACGGGGTGACCTTGGGCCAGTTGGCGGCGGGCGCGACGGCGACGTTGAGCTTCACCTGCGCCGTGCAGCGCTGA